The proteins below come from a single Streptomyces sp. MRC013 genomic window:
- a CDS encoding MarR family transcriptional regulator — MLIDDLQQESSRYLASYVMFNQAVADRLGLHPTDVQCLNLLIAEPGPFTTGRIAELTGLTSGSATRLVDRLEKAGYVVRHRDETDRRRVRVEPVPEAMRDLTELWSELGRGWRAMFADYTEDERALLHRHMQRTVELSRRQIARLREKG; from the coding sequence ATGCTGATCGACGACCTCCAGCAGGAGTCCAGCCGCTACCTGGCCTCGTACGTCATGTTCAACCAGGCGGTCGCGGACCGCCTCGGGCTGCACCCCACCGACGTCCAGTGCCTCAACCTGCTGATCGCCGAGCCCGGCCCGTTCACCACCGGCCGGATCGCCGAACTCACCGGCCTGACCAGCGGATCGGCGACCCGGCTGGTCGACCGTCTTGAGAAGGCCGGTTACGTCGTCCGGCACCGTGACGAGACCGACCGCCGCCGGGTCCGGGTGGAGCCCGTCCCGGAGGCGATGCGGGACCTCACGGAGCTGTGGTCCGAGCTGGGCCGGGGGTGGCGGGCGATGTTCGCCGACTACACCGAGGACGAGCGCGCCCTGTTGCACCGGCACATGCAGCGCACCGTCGAACTCTCCCGCCGGCAGATCGCCCGCCTGCGCGAAAAGGGATGA
- a CDS encoding NmrA family NAD(P)-binding protein, with product MTKEFYRSVVAVAGATGAQGGAAARSLLRRGFQVRAPTRSPGSAAAQALRGLGAEVHAADFDDGGSLEAAP from the coding sequence ATGACGAAGGAATTCTACCGGTCTGTGGTGGCCGTCGCCGGGGCGACCGGCGCCCAGGGCGGCGCGGCCGCCCGCTCGCTGCTCCGCCGGGGGTTCCAGGTCCGGGCCCCGACCCGCAGCCCCGGGTCGGCCGCCGCACAGGCGCTGAGGGGCTTGGGCGCCGAGGTGCACGCGGCCGACTTCGACGACGGCGGGTCCCTGGAGGCCGCCCCCTGA
- a CDS encoding NmrA family NAD(P)-binding protein: protein MSTPFGSDPETEVRRGVDLLEAARGVGHIVFTSAAHADRGTGVPHFESKYRIEQHLRGLGVPWTVLGPAVSMDDHTVERSLRGLREGRFVLPVPVDRLLTLIPARDIGAFAAHVLTRPQEFAGRRIDIASDELTCPEIAEALIRARGRPVVFGRLPISRVEAFSADLAAMFRYFTEVGLDVDVAALRRDFPEVGWQRFGTWAAERTWPVG, encoded by the coding sequence ATGTCCACGCCGTTCGGCTCGGACCCGGAGACCGAGGTCCGGCGGGGCGTCGACCTGCTGGAGGCCGCCCGGGGTGTCGGACACATCGTGTTCACCTCGGCGGCGCACGCCGACCGCGGCACGGGCGTTCCGCACTTCGAGAGCAAGTACCGCATCGAGCAGCATCTGCGGGGGCTGGGCGTGCCGTGGACGGTCCTCGGCCCGGCGGTGTCCATGGACGACCACACGGTCGAACGGTCCCTCCGGGGACTGCGTGAAGGCCGGTTCGTGCTGCCGGTGCCGGTCGACCGGCTGCTGACGCTGATCCCCGCGCGGGACATCGGCGCTTTCGCAGCCCATGTCCTCACGCGGCCACAGGAGTTCGCGGGCCGGCGCATCGATATCGCCTCCGACGAGCTGACCTGCCCGGAGATCGCGGAAGCCCTGATCCGCGCACGCGGCCGGCCGGTCGTCTTCGGGCGGCTGCCGATCTCCCGCGTCGAGGCGTTCTCGGCCGATCTCGCCGCGATGTTCCGCTACTTCACCGAAGTCGGCCTCGATGTGGACGTGGCCGCACTGCGGCGCGACTTCCCGGAGGTCGGCTGGCAGCGCTTCGGCACCTGGGCGGCCGAACGCACTTGGCCGGTCGGCTGA
- the hutH gene encoding histidine ammonia-lyase, giving the protein MHTVVVGTSGTTAADVVAVARGNARVELAREALDALARARETVDALAAKPEPVYGVSTGFGALATRHIGQELRGRLQRNIVRSHAAGMGPRVEREVVRALMFLRLKTVASGHTGVRPLVARTMADVLNAGITPVVHEYGSLGCSGDLAPLSHCALALMGEGDAEGPDGTVRPAGELLAEHGIAPVELREKEGLALLNGTDGMLGMLVMALADLEKLYKTADVTAALTLEALLGTDRVLRPELHAIRPHPGQGAAAANMLAVLEGSGLVGHHQVDEAPRVQDAYSVRCAPQVAGAGRDTMAHARLVAERELAAAVDNPVVLPDGRVESNGNFHGAPVAYALDFLAVAAADLGSIAERRTDRLLDKSRSHGLPPFLAEDAGVDSGLMIAQYTQAALVSEMKRLAVPASADSIPSSAMQEDHVSMGWSAARKLRTAIGNLNRILAVELYAATRAIELRHGLTPAPASRAVIDALRAAGVRGPGPDRFLAPDLEAADAFVREGGVVAAVEPVTGPLA; this is encoded by the coding sequence ATGCATACTGTCGTGGTGGGGACGTCCGGTACCACCGCCGCCGACGTCGTCGCGGTCGCCCGCGGCAACGCCCGCGTCGAGCTCGCCCGGGAGGCCCTCGACGCCCTCGCCCGCGCCCGGGAGACCGTGGACGCCCTCGCCGCCAAGCCCGAGCCGGTGTACGGCGTGTCGACCGGGTTCGGGGCGCTCGCCACGCGGCACATCGGCCAGGAGCTGCGCGGCCGGCTCCAGCGCAACATCGTCCGCTCGCACGCCGCCGGCATGGGCCCGCGGGTCGAGCGCGAGGTCGTGCGCGCCCTGATGTTCCTGCGCCTGAAGACCGTCGCCTCCGGCCACACCGGCGTCCGGCCGCTCGTGGCGCGGACCATGGCCGACGTCCTCAACGCGGGGATCACCCCCGTCGTCCACGAGTACGGCTCCCTCGGCTGCTCCGGCGACCTCGCGCCGCTCTCCCACTGCGCCCTCGCGCTCATGGGCGAGGGCGACGCCGAGGGTCCCGACGGCACCGTCCGCCCCGCCGGTGAGCTGCTCGCCGAGCACGGCATCGCCCCCGTCGAACTGCGCGAGAAGGAGGGACTGGCCCTCCTCAACGGCACCGACGGCATGCTCGGCATGCTCGTCATGGCCCTCGCCGACCTGGAGAAGCTGTACAAGACGGCCGACGTCACCGCAGCCCTCACCCTGGAGGCGCTGCTCGGCACGGACCGGGTGCTCCGCCCCGAGCTGCACGCCATCCGCCCGCACCCCGGCCAGGGCGCGGCCGCCGCCAACATGCTCGCCGTCCTCGAGGGCTCCGGCCTGGTCGGCCACCACCAGGTGGACGAGGCCCCCCGGGTCCAGGACGCCTACTCCGTGCGCTGCGCCCCGCAGGTCGCCGGCGCCGGCCGGGACACGATGGCCCACGCCCGCCTCGTCGCCGAGCGCGAGCTGGCCGCCGCCGTCGACAACCCGGTCGTCCTGCCGGACGGACGGGTGGAGTCCAACGGCAACTTCCACGGCGCCCCCGTCGCGTACGCCCTCGACTTCCTCGCCGTCGCCGCCGCCGACCTCGGCTCCATCGCCGAGCGCCGCACCGACCGGCTCCTCGACAAGAGCCGCAGCCACGGCCTGCCGCCGTTCCTCGCCGAGGACGCCGGCGTCGACTCGGGGCTGATGATCGCCCAGTACACGCAGGCCGCACTGGTCAGCGAGATGAAGCGGCTCGCCGTCCCGGCCTCCGCCGACTCCATCCCGTCGTCCGCGATGCAGGAGGACCACGTCTCCATGGGCTGGTCGGCGGCGCGCAAGCTGCGCACCGCGATCGGCAACCTCAACCGGATCCTCGCCGTCGAGCTGTACGCGGCGACGCGGGCGATCGAGCTGCGCCACGGCCTCACCCCGGCGCCCGCGTCCCGCGCCGTGATCGACGCCCTGCGCGCGGCGGGCGTGCGGGGGCCCGGGCCGGACCGGTTCCTGGCGCCCGACCTGGAGGCGGCGGACGCGTTCGTGCGGGAGGGCGGGGTCGTCGCCGCGGTGGAGCCGGTGACGGGCCCGCTGGCGTGA
- a CDS encoding Ig-like domain-containing protein — MEKRVMTDGKRRRGLMAASALLSGVLVLTGCDGGGEADAADGSSESPNSSQAQVDEAAAQKTSQARISITPKNGAINASINNDAKVTVAEGTLTSVTMTSSEGTAVEGEISADGRSWQPSEQLERSTTYRIAVTAKDAEGREAHENSSFTTVSQANSFIGNFTPEDGSTVGVGMPVSISFNKPITDKKAVQAGIEVSSSSGQEVVGHWFNAQRVDFRPERYWAEGSTVTLKLKLDGVEGADGVFGVQQKTVTFKIGRNQVSTVDVAAKTMKVQRNGKTVKTIPISAGSPENPTYNGQMVISEKFKETRMNGATVGFTDDDGKGEYDIKDVPHAMRLSTSGTFIHGNYWGADSVFGNVNTSHGCVGLNDVKGAGDPKQPGAWFYDNSLIGDVVIVKNSKDKTIAPDNGLNGWNMSWAEWKAGSAL; from the coding sequence ATGGAGAAGCGTGTGATGACGGACGGTAAGCGGCGCAGAGGCCTGATGGCCGCGTCCGCACTGCTCAGCGGTGTGCTGGTACTCACGGGCTGCGACGGCGGCGGCGAGGCCGACGCGGCCGACGGCAGCAGTGAGAGTCCGAACAGTTCACAGGCCCAGGTCGACGAGGCGGCGGCGCAGAAGACCTCGCAGGCCCGAATATCGATCACCCCGAAGAACGGCGCGATCAACGCGTCGATCAACAACGACGCCAAGGTCACGGTCGCCGAGGGCACGCTCACCTCGGTCACGATGACCTCCTCCGAGGGCACCGCGGTCGAGGGCGAGATCTCCGCGGACGGCAGGAGCTGGCAGCCCTCGGAGCAACTGGAGCGCTCCACCACCTACCGGATCGCCGTGACGGCGAAGGACGCCGAGGGCCGCGAGGCCCACGAGAACTCCTCCTTCACGACCGTCTCCCAGGCGAACAGCTTCATCGGCAACTTCACTCCGGAGGACGGCTCCACCGTCGGCGTCGGCATGCCGGTGTCGATCAGCTTCAACAAGCCGATCACCGACAAGAAGGCCGTCCAGGCCGGTATCGAGGTGTCCTCCTCCAGCGGCCAGGAGGTCGTCGGCCACTGGTTCAACGCCCAGCGCGTCGACTTCCGCCCCGAGCGGTACTGGGCCGAGGGCTCCACGGTCACGCTGAAGCTGAAGCTCGACGGGGTCGAGGGCGCGGACGGCGTCTTCGGCGTCCAGCAGAAGACCGTCACCTTCAAGATCGGCCGCAACCAGGTCTCGACCGTCGACGTCGCCGCGAAGACCATGAAGGTCCAGCGGAACGGCAAGACGGTCAAGACGATCCCGATCTCCGCCGGCTCCCCGGAGAACCCGACCTACAACGGTCAGATGGTGATCTCCGAGAAGTTTAAGGAGACCCGGATGAACGGTGCGACCGTCGGGTTCACGGACGACGACGGCAAGGGCGAGTACGACATCAAGGACGTCCCGCACGCCATGCGGCTGTCGACGTCCGGGACGTTCATCCACGGCAACTACTGGGGCGCCGACTCGGTCTTCGGCAACGTCAACACCAGCCACGGCTGCGTGGGCCTCAACGACGTCAAGGGCGCCGGAGACCCGAAGCAGCCGGGCGCCTGGTTCTACGACAACTCGCTGATCGGCGACGTGGTCATCGTCAAGAACTCCAAGGACAAGACGATCGCGCCGGACAACGGCCTCAACGGCTGGAACATGAGCTGGGCCGAGTGGAAGGCCGGCTCGGCGCTCTGA
- the msrA gene encoding peptide-methionine (S)-S-oxide reductase MsrA: MFPYRRTPETPAPEQALKGRPEPEFTVPDRHTVLGTPLLGPYPQGLEVADFGLGCFWGAERRFWQVPGVWTTLVGYQGGYTPNPSYEEVCSGLTGHTEAVRVVYDPAAVSYGELLKVFWEAHDPTQGHRQGNDVGTQYRSAVYTHSPAQAAAARASRDAYQRVLTSSGHGTITTELLPADGRPFYPAEPYHQQYLDKNPSGYCGTGGTGVACPVGVAPAPTGE, from the coding sequence ATGTTCCCGTACCGCCGCACGCCGGAGACGCCCGCGCCCGAGCAGGCGCTGAAGGGCCGTCCCGAGCCGGAGTTCACCGTCCCGGACCGGCACACCGTCCTCGGCACGCCCCTGCTCGGCCCGTACCCGCAGGGGCTGGAGGTCGCGGACTTCGGCCTCGGCTGCTTCTGGGGCGCGGAGCGGCGGTTCTGGCAGGTCCCCGGAGTGTGGACGACGCTCGTCGGCTACCAGGGCGGCTACACGCCGAACCCGTCGTACGAGGAGGTCTGCTCGGGCCTGACGGGCCACACGGAGGCCGTCCGCGTCGTGTACGACCCGGCCGCGGTGTCGTACGGGGAACTGCTGAAGGTCTTCTGGGAGGCCCACGACCCCACCCAGGGCCACCGCCAGGGCAACGACGTGGGCACGCAGTACCGCTCGGCGGTCTACACCCACTCCCCCGCCCAGGCCGCCGCGGCGCGGGCGTCCCGCGACGCCTACCAGCGGGTCCTGACGTCCTCGGGGCACGGCACGATCACCACGGAACTGCTCCCGGCGGACGGCCGCCCGTTCTACCCGGCGGAGCCGTACCACCAGCAGTACCTGGACAAGAACCCCTCCGGCTACTGCGGCACCGGCGGCACCGGCGTCGCCTGCCCGGTGGGCGTGGCGCCGGCTCCCACCGGGGAGTGA
- a CDS encoding GGDEF domain-containing protein — protein MGEDVRLRAVVALAQGMAAAHTPRECWRAAALGACRALGGSFAALSVWQRDLGRLKVLVNAGQRTPDEEEFPDCETYPVYRFSEITEFLHERWAGGGEPEAWVETADGVPAASGPGRCDPEAPGRTGPGSWGRAAALRRRGRGCCVVAPIVLHGRAWGELYVARPVGAPVFDRDDADFAAVLASVVAAGLAQTERLEEVRKLAFTDPLTGLANRRAVDTRLDEAMERFLADGSVVSLVVCDLNGLKRVNDTHGHSAGDRLLERFGAVLSCAGARLPGALAARLGGDEFCLVSVGPEADRVVEVAGELCVRAGELELGEGVACGVASTGDPIGPVRSARRLFRLADAAQYRAKAVRSPRPVVAGRDGAVVRLADAPPAAARDRRRFRDAPPEG, from the coding sequence ATGGGTGAGGATGTCCGGCTGAGGGCCGTGGTGGCACTCGCGCAGGGGATGGCGGCGGCGCACACTCCGCGCGAGTGCTGGCGGGCCGCCGCGCTCGGCGCGTGCCGGGCGCTGGGGGGCTCCTTCGCGGCGCTCTCGGTCTGGCAGCGGGACCTCGGCCGACTGAAGGTCCTGGTCAACGCGGGGCAGCGGACACCGGACGAGGAGGAGTTCCCGGACTGCGAGACGTATCCGGTGTACCGGTTCTCGGAGATCACCGAGTTCCTGCACGAGCGGTGGGCGGGCGGCGGGGAGCCCGAGGCCTGGGTGGAGACGGCCGACGGCGTGCCGGCCGCCTCCGGCCCCGGGCGCTGCGACCCGGAGGCCCCTGGCCGGACCGGACCCGGCTCCTGGGGGAGGGCGGCGGCGCTGCGGCGGCGCGGACGGGGCTGCTGCGTGGTCGCGCCGATCGTGCTGCACGGGCGGGCGTGGGGCGAGCTCTACGTCGCCCGCCCGGTCGGGGCGCCGGTCTTCGACCGGGACGACGCGGACTTCGCCGCCGTCCTCGCCTCGGTCGTCGCCGCCGGGCTCGCGCAGACCGAGCGGCTGGAGGAGGTGCGCAAGCTCGCCTTCACCGACCCGCTGACCGGGCTCGCCAACCGCAGGGCCGTCGACACCCGGCTGGACGAGGCCATGGAGCGGTTCCTGGCGGACGGCTCCGTGGTCAGCCTGGTCGTGTGCGACCTGAACGGTCTCAAGCGCGTCAACGACACCCACGGGCACTCCGCGGGCGACCGGCTCCTGGAGAGGTTCGGGGCGGTGCTGTCGTGTGCGGGGGCGCGGCTCCCGGGCGCGCTGGCGGCCCGGCTCGGCGGCGACGAGTTCTGCCTGGTGTCGGTCGGGCCGGAGGCGGACCGCGTGGTCGAGGTCGCCGGCGAGCTGTGCGTACGGGCCGGGGAGCTGGAACTCGGGGAGGGCGTCGCCTGCGGGGTGGCGTCGACGGGCGACCCGATCGGGCCGGTGCGCTCGGCCCGCCGGCTGTTCCGGCTGGCGGACGCCGCCCAGTACCGCGCGAAGGCGGTCCGCTCCCCGAGGCCCGTGGTCGCCGGGCGGGACGGCGCCGTCGTGCGGCTCGCCGACGCGCCGCCGGCCGCCGCGCGCGACCGCAGGCGGTTCCGCGACGCGCCCCCGGAGGGATGA
- a CDS encoding enoyl-CoA hydratase-related protein yields MSEQQSEQQSEERYGEFVAVRRHGYVAELVLDRPKAMNAVSTEMARSIAAACDALAADPEARVTVLTSSNDRAFCVGADLKERNSFTDADMMRQRPTARAAYTGVLELPMPSVAAVRGFALGGGFELALACDLIVADATAVVGLPEVSVGVIPGGGGTQLLPRRVGAARAAELVFTARRVPAAEAAGLGLVDELVEDDARGAALELGARIAANSPVGLRAAKRALRLGHGLDLRAGLEIEDGAWRSVAFSGDRREGVAAFNEKRAPRWPGE; encoded by the coding sequence ATGTCCGAGCAGCAGTCCGAGCAGCAGTCCGAGGAGCGGTACGGGGAGTTCGTCGCCGTGCGTCGGCACGGGTACGTGGCGGAACTGGTCCTCGACCGGCCCAAGGCCATGAACGCGGTCTCCACCGAGATGGCCCGGTCCATCGCCGCCGCCTGCGACGCGCTCGCCGCCGACCCCGAGGCCCGGGTCACGGTCCTGACCTCCTCCAACGACCGGGCCTTCTGCGTGGGCGCCGACCTGAAGGAGCGCAACTCCTTCACGGACGCCGACATGATGCGCCAGCGGCCGACCGCCCGCGCCGCGTACACGGGCGTGCTGGAGCTGCCGATGCCGTCCGTCGCGGCCGTGCGCGGCTTCGCCCTGGGCGGCGGCTTCGAGCTGGCGCTCGCCTGCGACCTGATCGTCGCCGACGCCACCGCGGTCGTCGGACTGCCCGAGGTGTCCGTGGGCGTCATCCCCGGCGGCGGCGGTACGCAGCTGCTGCCGCGCCGCGTCGGGGCGGCGCGCGCCGCGGAACTGGTGTTCACCGCCCGCCGGGTGCCGGCGGCGGAGGCCGCCGGGCTGGGGCTGGTCGACGAGCTGGTCGAGGACGACGCGCGCGGCGCCGCACTGGAACTGGGTGCGCGGATCGCGGCGAACTCGCCGGTGGGCCTGCGCGCCGCCAAGCGGGCCCTGCGCCTGGGCCACGGACTGGACCTGCGGGCGGGGCTGGAGATCGAGGACGGTGCGTGGCGGTCGGTCGCCTTCTCCGGGGACCGCAGGGAGGGCGTGGCGGCGTTCAACGAGAAGCGCGCCCCGCGCTGGCCGGGGGAGTAG